A window of Lysobacter terrestris contains these coding sequences:
- a CDS encoding phosphoglycerate mutase, which produces MASATLLLPPRERFGGQRLTADVAKALGRADRETVGGEQRARVFDILPRGWPVAAVTRQRDAGDAPLGAWLRADPAYVRPDINGARLLAWGEALALSREETSELLRPLRPLFGDTGFPIDAPTPSRWYLRLPREARLPTFTGPDEALGADLFEHLPDGPEGRRWRSLLSEAQVVLHNHPVNAQRAAAGKPPVNSLWFWGAGVLPDHVTTRCTAILSDDDAFQAFAAMANADSLPLPSQWGMGAGDRLFDLRHVRDLAPLQSQWLEPLLRDLRSGVLESAALDFADGVRFTLRASQRWRFWRRPLRAIAA; this is translated from the coding sequence ATGGCCTCGGCAACCCTGCTGTTGCCGCCGCGCGAGCGCTTCGGCGGCCAGCGCCTCACCGCCGACGTGGCCAAGGCATTGGGCCGCGCCGATCGCGAGACGGTCGGCGGCGAGCAGCGCGCACGCGTGTTCGACATCCTTCCGCGTGGCTGGCCGGTCGCGGCGGTCACGCGGCAGCGCGATGCGGGCGATGCACCGCTCGGCGCCTGGCTTCGCGCCGATCCCGCGTACGTACGCCCCGACATCAACGGCGCCCGGCTGCTGGCCTGGGGCGAGGCGCTGGCGCTGAGCCGCGAGGAAACAAGCGAGCTGCTGCGCCCGCTGCGGCCGTTGTTCGGCGATACGGGTTTTCCGATCGATGCACCGACGCCGTCGCGCTGGTACCTGCGCTTGCCGCGCGAGGCGCGGCTGCCGACGTTCACCGGTCCAGACGAAGCCTTGGGCGCGGACCTGTTCGAACACCTGCCGGATGGCCCGGAAGGTCGGCGCTGGCGCTCGTTGCTGAGCGAGGCGCAGGTCGTGCTGCACAATCATCCGGTCAACGCGCAGCGTGCGGCAGCGGGCAAGCCGCCGGTGAATTCGCTGTGGTTCTGGGGCGCCGGCGTGCTGCCGGACCACGTCACCACGCGCTGCACCGCCATCCTCAGTGATGACGACGCGTTCCAGGCCTTCGCCGCAATGGCGAACGCGGACAGCCTGCCGCTGCCGTCGCAATGGGGCATGGGCGCCGGTGACCGGCTGTTCGACCTGCGCCACGTGCGCGACCTCGCCCCGCTGCAATCGCAATGGCTCGAACCGTTGCTGCGCGACCTGCGATCGGGCGTACTCGAAAGCGCCGCCCTGGATTTCGCCGACGGCGTGCGCTTCACGTTGCGCGCCAGCCAACGCTGGCGTTTCTGGCGCCGCCCCCTGCGCGCGATCGCCGCATGA
- the greA gene encoding transcription elongation factor GreA, translated as MRAPITMKGAQRLRTELDELKSVKRPAVIAAIAEARAHGDLKENAEYHAAREQQGFIEGRIKQLEAELSHAQVIDVSSLNAGSRVVFGATVELADADTDEEKTYQIVGDLEADIKQGLIAISSPVARALIGKHEGDTITIEAPGGTREYEIVGVSYQG; from the coding sequence ATGCGAGCTCCCATCACCATGAAAGGCGCGCAACGCCTGCGCACCGAACTGGACGAACTCAAGTCGGTCAAGCGCCCGGCCGTGATCGCCGCGATCGCCGAAGCGCGTGCGCACGGCGACCTCAAGGAAAACGCCGAGTACCACGCCGCCCGCGAGCAGCAGGGCTTCATCGAAGGCCGCATCAAGCAGCTGGAAGCCGAACTGTCGCATGCGCAGGTGATCGATGTGTCGTCGCTCAATGCCGGCTCGCGCGTCGTGTTCGGCGCCACCGTCGAGCTGGCCGATGCCGACACCGACGAAGAGAAGACCTACCAGATCGTGGGTGACCTGGAGGCCGACATCAAGCAGGGCCTGATCGCGATCTCCTCGCCGGTGGCGCGTGCGCTTATCGGCAAGCACGAGGGCGACACGATCACGATCGAGGCGCCCGGCGGCACCCGCGAATACGAAATCGTCGGCGTCAGCTACCAGGGCTGA